Proteins encoded by one window of Vicia villosa cultivar HV-30 ecotype Madison, WI unplaced genomic scaffold, Vvil1.0 ctg.001514F_1_1, whole genome shotgun sequence:
- the LOC131635601 gene encoding probable cyclic nucleotide-gated ion channel 20, chloroplastic, protein MDEVVTQRTETRPLRGAGNSSLPNFIRRWNRLLAIFCLVSIFIDPLFFFTIHVNKETKCIPINWVIAKALVGMRSITDFVFLLNILLQFWLAYVSPKSRVVDGLTKIALKYFKGYFLIDLCVVIPLPQILFLFLLPNPSKSDGEQHAKKLLIILILVQYIFRLFRFLPLLIGQSPSGFIFKSAWANFIINLLFFMLFSHIVGSCWYLFALQRVDQCLIEACHLADLPLCKALIDCNSNFPAISAAWGADLGAGNCFNVTSGDFSYGIYGNALPLTVQASVTGKYIYSLFWGFQQLSTLARNLTPNHFAWEVMFTMSIIGLGLSLFAVLIANIHNFLQGLARRRLEMQLRSRDVEHWMGRRGLSEDLRRRIREAEQNAWEETRGVPDEMILRNLPEGLVSDLRQFQENADHSV, encoded by the exons ATGGATGAAGTTGTCACACAAAGAACAGAGACCCGTCCGCTCCGTGGTGCAGGGAACAGTAGCTTGCCAAACTTCATAAGGAGATGGAACAGGCTTTTAGCCATCTTTTGCTTGGTTTCAATATTTATTGATCCTTTGTTTTTCTTCACTATTCATGTGAACAAG GAAACCAAATGTATTCCTATAAACTGGGTAATAGCAAAAGCTCTGGTTGGAATGAGAAGCATAACCGACTTTGTATTTTTACTAAACATTCTTCTTCAG TTTTGGTTGGCATATGTTTCTCCCAAGTCTAGGGTGGTTGACGGTCTTACAAAAATAGCTCTTAAATACTTTAAGGGTTATTTTCTCATTGACTTATGTGTTGTGATACCTCTTCCGCAG ATATTATTCTTATTTCTCCTGCCAAATCCCTCCAAGTCAGATGGAGAACAACATGCAAAGAAGCTTCTTATCATATTGATCCTTGTCCAGTATATTTTCCGGCTGTTCAGATTTCTACCTCTGCTGATTGGCCAGTCTCCATctggttttatatttaagtctgcTTGGGCCAATTTCATCATAAATCTTctctttttcatgctatttagCCATATCGTTGGTTCATGCTGGTACCTCTTTGCTCTACAG AGGGTTGACCAGTGTTTGATAGAAGCCTGCCACCTTGCCGATCTACCTTTATGCAAGGCATTGATAGACTGTAATTCTAATTTTCCGGCTATATCCGCTGCATGGGGAGCTGATTTAGGTGCAGGAAATTGTTTTAACGTCACATCTGGTGATTTTTCGTACGGAATATATGGGAATGCTCTACCGCTGACCGTACAAGCCAGTGTGACCGGCAAATATATCTATTCCCTCTTTTGGGGATTTCAG CAACTTAGCACCCTGGCAAGAAATCTGACCCCCAACCATTTTGCGTGGGAGGTCATGTTCACCATGTCCATCATTGGATTGGGACTCTCCCTTTTCGCAGTCCTCATTGCAAACATTCATAATTTTCTCCAAGGTCTCGCACGAAG GAGGCTCGAGATGCAGCTCCGAAGCCGTGACGTGGAGCATTGGATGGGCCGTCGTGGCTTATCTGAAGATCTCAGAAG GAGAATTAGAGAAGCCGAACAGAATGCTTGGGAAGAAACACGAGGTGTTCCGGATGAAATGATTCTCCGGAACTTGCCAGAGGGACTCGTGAGTGACTTACGTCAGTTCCAAGAGAATGCCGATCATTCTGTTTAG